The genomic DNA CACCACCGCCCCGcccactttaattttttttttaaaaaaaagagataaatactacatttattactaataataaatatttttaaaacattgtATCCCAATAAATTAGGAGACTCTTTTTACGGAGCACTtaagttttctttaaaattgtattttaaagctcgacaatcttgttttctcaacaaatatacctttgatacattttcagtatatagtatatattagattgtgatagttttatataaaagtaaaattccATTAGCATGTCTATATAATGTGGATACGTAGATTATATAAAATacaatactccctccatttcaatttacgtgattttatttctttattagtcCGTGCTAAAAAGAATGACCCTTTTTTTATTTGGAAACAATtaacctttatgcaatgatttatagccacacaaaatatatgtgactcatttaacaccacaagtttgaaagtcttttcttctttcttaaacttcgtgtctagTCAAATAGACATATCAACATctacataaataatttaaaataaaacttaaacttaaattgataacattgcaaattcaaaacatacaaacttgaacggcgaaatatttcaattcaaaagttcaaaacatacaaattaaACGACTAACATCGATggacaaatttaaaaaagagataaacGTGGGTCACATGGGGGCCAAGCCGGGGCCGGGCCATTTAAACGTGGGCCTTGAAATGCTTTTTTTTCTAGGGTCTTTAAAACCCTTATTCCCTTGCAAGTTAGCTAAAATAAAACATTTACtgcttttatttattatttgaccGTACAAGAAAATAATGTAAAGTTTTCATAGAAAAGTTATTGCAATCCTAAAGTTATATGTGCGCACAAGAGTTTCTCATCTTCAATTTAAATTTTCGTTttaattattactccctccattttataataagtgattttttaggctttttcaatttttttcaaaataagtagtgctttaggatttcaagaataCTTTGAGCAGATttttccaaaattgcccttatttAAATGATCAAGATTCATTAactaccttttcttttttctatgcATTTAATTATGTAAGCACAATTGATTAGGGGTAAATTAGTAAAAACATTCCTAATTTTCTAAGAGTGAacaatttcttaaggggtgtgcatgaCCTAAAAGAAttacttattatggaatggagggagtatcatatatctatctatctatctatcttctacatatattaaaaacatgaataatttTCGCTAAATGTTGAATGACAAAAATATACGCTAAATATTGATCGAGTTttatataaatgtaaaaattatataatctATTTAATATTAATGTCTACAAATGTAAAAGTATTTCAATTGTTGGAGAGTACTCCAAGTCTATTTTAAATTGAATTAACTTTTCGAATTATGACTTCTAATCCTAATCTGTCTGTTGGTTATTAAAAAAGGTCCCAATTTGCTGCACGTTGGGTTACTAATCCTATTTAGTCTACAAGTGGTTTTCAACTAATGTTAAGGCTTTAAATACTTTACCTATACTATTGGGGAAAAGATTTATTAAGAGACACGAGTTATTTTAGCTAACGTGCAAGGGAAGAAGGGTTTTAAAGACCCTAGAGAAAAAAAGCGTTTCAAGGGTTTTCTTTTTCCTAGTTCTACCAAGGAAAGAGTCCTAATTCTCATCTTTCTCACCAAAATCACTTTTCTACAATGGATTCTTTAGGAAGTAAATCTTCAATTCCTCGAGAAATAATCTTTGAAATATTCTCATGGCTTCCTACTAAGTCCTTAATGCGTTTCAAGTGCGTGACCAAATTCTGCAATTCTCTTGTATCTGAGTCAGATTTTGTGGATATCCATGGATATCGCTCTATAACTCGTCCAGATGGAACAAAATTCTTTCTCCATGAAAAGAGAGCTTTTTACACAGCTGAGCAAAAGGAAGATGGAAAAATAGGTGCCTCCCTTTTTCAAACTGCGAGATTTGATGGACTCTACGGCTCTTCAGATTCTTCTTGGTTGGATTGCGTTAATGGTTTATTTTGCGTTTGTGAACCATTATCTCTGGGACGTGCAGCAGTTTTCAATCCTAGTACAAGAGAAGTAAGATTTCTTCCAAATCTAAATGAAGAATTTTCTCTGTGTAACTATGCATTAGGTTTtgaatcaaaagaaaataagtacaaagTTCTTTTGTCAACATATCATGTTCGAGAAGGGGGCAGAAAAAACTGGGTTTTGACTTTAGGCATAGACGAAGAATGGAGAGAGACTCAAAGCATTTACCCAGGCATTTTCTATTCCATGCCAGGTGTTTGCATTAGTGGAGTTATCTATCGGTTTATATATCAGTCTGCCATGTCTAATAGACGTGATATAGCTGCATTTGATATCAAATCTGAAAAATTCAATATTATTGAATTATGGAATTCATCTCATCACAAGGCAGGTGATTACAAGCTGATAGAGGTGAAGGGTAAATTAGCAGTCACAGATTGTGAAAATTGGTTAACTGGATACATCCGCTTGTGgattttagaaaatattaagaaagaagATCGATGGAAGAGTCATATCATTAGCTTTTCTTCAATATGGAACGTCATAAGCCCTAAAATAGAATCATCTCTTCGAATCATATGCTTCTGCAAATCCAGAGATGGGGAGATTATATTCATTGTGAATTTAAAACCAGgctttttatgtttatgttatgatGTCACGACAAAGAGTTGGAGAAAAGTAAAAATCAAGGGGCTTCCTTCGGAGAGCTACATTGTAGGAGGTTATAGTTATGTAGAAAGTCTAGTTCCCTGTGGATAATTTTGTTCAAACTCGAAGACATTTTGAGTCTTTTGTGTCCTTTTTCAAGGATATGGATAGCATTAAAGTCTCCCGTAGAAGTATATACAGATAGTTCCAAAGGTTTATGTACTGAATTAAGAGTAACATCTACatatttcacctttctttttcACCCTAAAATCTTGCTGATACACTTTAGACACTGTTCATGTAGTAATGCTATCACTAAACAAGCAAAGGAAAAATGGCATATATTTGGATAACAATAGTACATGATTTTGACAGAAGTTGGAAATTTCCTTCGGTTAATCAAACAATTTTCTGATTTGAAGCATTTCTAAAACATCAAGTTGTTGCTGAATAaactttttgttttcaaaagaaggGGGTTTTCACTGAAGGTATAGATGAATCATTGGGAAAGACTCAAAGCATTTACCTTTCCATTCAGTGCATGCCCGGTGTCTTTCTTTTAGTGGAGTTATCTATCACCTTGTTTATAACGGGTACGATGAACTTGCTATAGTTGCATTTAATGTtaaatctgaagaaaaaaattaaaattgtagCATTGTGGAATGAATTTCAGTGGGAAGGTGGTTTCCAGATGATGAAGGTGAAGGATAAATGATTAAATGGATATATCCACTTGTAGTTTTTATTAGAAAAGACTCTTAAGGAAGATCATGGGGAAGTCATATCATGCACTGTCCTTCAATATGAAACGACATACAATGGAGGGTCATCTCATTCTGCACGCCCCATAATGGGGAGGTTGTAATCATTATGAACTTAAGAGCagacttttaattttatttacggGATTTTCCTTCTGGGTTGAGCTCGTCGCACATGGCTTGCCTAGTGCAGGTTATCTTTCCTGTCTGGTTTGCGGGCTATTGCATAGGAGCGGGATTTACCCCGTGCGCACCCAAAGAGTAGTAGctgcgggttcccttgtcatcAAAAATTAACTTAAGAGCAGACATTTTATGTTTGTGTTCTGATGTCACTAGAAAGAGGTGGATAAAGTTAGCAATCAAGGGGCTTATTGCTAAGGAGAGCTGCATCAAAGATGTTTATAGTTATGTAGAAAGTCTTTTTCCATTTGAGAAATTTCTCAATATTCTGTTTTTCTATACTAAGCTAAGTTCGCGTTAATCCCGAGAGACTGTAGTTTGTTCAAGTGAATTTAATTTCATGTATTAGGTATACCTCCAGTATACAATCTTCAATTGCCATAGTGGTGTACCTATCGGTGCAGTTAAGGATCTATTGACGAACATGATAAGTATTGTTTTTTATATCATGTCTATTTCcatagtttttaaaattatatcgTAAGGTGTTGTAAACCCATTGCAATTTCATTACATAACCATGAAAAACCTCAATTTTTGTAATCATAGATTTGGTGATTTTTGCGTGGTTATTTAATTCATTTATCCATTATACCCCTACTTacactctgtttggatggtcgtTTACCCATGGTTTTCACAATTCActatattgtattgtattatacTATATTAATGAATAGAATATTTGGATAGACTATATTGTTTGTTGTGGTTTACTAACATTTTTATTGTTTCGTTTGACTGTATGGTGCTGTGTAGTAACATATAAGTTTGCTAAAGGCATAATGTAacaccccgcactttcagagcatgagcataccacgtacttcaccgttgtaatggagtatcggagacgtcccatgaagttttgaaaggtacaagccatgagaAGTATGTAACAAtggagtaaaggatgaattgcgatctcgtaagtcggaaccgggaaggacaaccttgaaacatGAGAACATgcccattatcaagtataataaatgataaatagtATGTAgggggagttttggaagattccgggaccaagcaaatcaaagaaaataagtttgtcgaaaatttggaaaaagttggcagaattaaggatagaattttgggtcaacttcgGAGGGATATATCTCCAgatatattaggagttttaaggtgtttataaatcctaaaatgaagttcgtcgagtctagtttctaacgcaacaaaccgcttttcaataggacatcggagtagagaattatgaacgttacaagtttggctgacaaagcagaaacgcatGCTACATCTTGCTACGAAGAATCGCTACGATGAAATTGCTACAGTGaaccccgacccgaatttgacccctatatttAAAGGGTAATAACCTCTTTTTTTCACCAGAAATTTCCAGATTTTAGAAGGGAGAGTGAGGTTAttaaaaagtgagcaattttcaagtagcggagtagtggtttaggtccgggtaacgcatggttgtgattctagtattgttttgcagtggattttagcgtggatattgaggatattgtgtcttaacaagaaaaaaggtatgaatctttctcttttggtattatttaaggcttatttacggagataaagtcgttaaataattgtatagtaagttggttagttatagaagttggaaaatagcgtgtgggctgttttatggcatatgttggtgttgaaagtgatgttgttaatgttggtattgatgttgttgttggttattggattgtgatttcgggctaggcatataaacaggggagttgctgcccgaatttcggcagattctaaatggatttaaattaagggtttaagaTGAGCGTATAACGATgtgcctaacaataatatgaatggtttacatgtagatttacgagcttggaaggataaacgttgagtagttaaggagaccaaaaggtatgttaaggctattcctctttcttttaaaggcatgattcattTCCTATGAACGCATACACGCCTTTCATAATACCTTATTTCTAAAAACACTagcagttcatgattctcaaaatccttatgatgctaaagacgaatgttttctataaggaccatgatgaggattatgatgatcccatttctggagattccaaagttatggttttaatgtcattatgagaTTACTGAGCTGGTTCCAAGATTTTGATTATGTTTGTTgatattgatctcatcttatgattttgctcaaaaggcatgattcctattttatgattccatatatgtttccataactctCTTACTTCTAAAAGTTagatgttcatgattcttaaaaactTCTTATGATACTTAAGATGAGATgctttctatgatgaacatgataatgaagatcttaattctagaaatttcaaagtttatgattttaatgctattacgagattattgagcttatttcatgactttctcgattttattcattgttgttgatctcaccttataataattgttccttcaaagtgggataaatgatgatgattattccataatataatcggaggttaccgaccttacgtcactccgatgtatttatagcttttatttggctctcatgcatgctttatatatatgtatgtattttctcacaccgcccCGTGCTATATTCAGCCGAGCATGGCACGTAGatatgcacaccactgcagtgggcatgttatgatattgcccaggacgcgggctaatgataataacaccgagccttaatgatcaggcatgatactatatatatgacaccgagccttaatggccgatgatactatatatatatatatatgacaccgagccttaatggccgggcatggtactatatatatgtataagaaatgtttttttaaggctaagcatgcatgacatccgccttataaGGCATTCGGATGTACGTTATCTctcatattccatgttacctttcatatctatattatgttgttattcatgccttacatactcggtacattattcgtaccgacgtcccttcgtgGACGCTCGCTCGTGCCCGCAGTAGGCGGGGAGACGGATCAAACCGTAGGTGTTCTATCGGCGATTCTTAGGAGCACTCCACCTTACTTCGAGTCTAgcctatttggtattgtccttatgatcatttgtattctatgtagaggttcgtagacgtgtgtgtacagttagatgttttatagctccaccggttcatattgttgtataatattttgatggccttgtcggccttattttgagctcttgatactttattgttagccttgctggctttatgatatatgttatgttgtggcgaccttgtcggtccgcatatgaacatatgtgctgaatgatcggatattcctatgttgggccttttctgcgtgcaggtgttctttgagttatggtttataatgttcaaagtaatggataagtcaggtggttcccggcctacgggtcggagcccgtcatactcctggtaggggtgtgacaaagtggtatcagagcagttcgtcctagggaatgtctacgagccgtgtccagtagagtcttgtttatgggtgtgaagcgcgccacacttataaacaagaggctgcagggcatttaggaaccattcacctttctttcttatcttagatcgtgccatcgAGCTAAATCATAGGATATGATGTCCCCGATCCTAACCCAAATGTTATGATCATGGATAAGCAGTAGATTATGCCACTACAAGGAAATtgctgagaattgaagttgttcattcgaaaggtatgtttcctattatattaatatggatagatgttgatataagaacttgagcaagatattatgCGTATTTGTGATTGCTCTGTGGGGCATTGGATATGTTTTCTGAGTtgtgtgcaggaatgaggtggtaagaattatagaggaaactttgccaaaatttttacaaattgaattgtttgcatgtctatagagaaagagtaaagggaaaatgtgaccATCAGCcatttggtaagtcatgattgaagaAACAACTATGCgatgctttcaaagagaagttttagagtgattttaatttaatttaaaggaggaaccctggagggaaaaatgattagtagttAAGAAATTGGGATAAGTTGCATCCGAGATTTCGGAAGATTGGGACCTATTAGAAACATAAAGAAAGTTGACATTAAGAATTCAAATAcaatattacgatttatagattagattggttagtaagtgataacaaagagatattgatatgggaaaggaagttaacgagtatgGGAAAGTTCCACcctagaaatatatatatatatatatatatatatatatatatataagatgggTTTGTACTCATAGTGGAATGTTCTGCAAACTTCTAGGTAGATATTATTAAGTGGCAAAGGGAAAGAGCACTTtaagagcaaaggaaatcaaggaggACTTTGAGGACAGAAGTATGAGAAAATGCggttataaattaattaaaggaagttatgtgatCGGTGACGATAAGAGGAAgcttaataaattagtaaggttgACCAAAGGTAGACAGTGATAGCATACGACAGTGGACTTGGAATACAGAtgcgattataaaggaaacagGACAAATATACGAGAAATAGACATACATACGAGCAAGCTATGGTATCATAAagggaaataagaaatgaacgaaggaagaaagaaaaaggcgtattttacaaaaatttcatgataagaacgaGAATCGGCGGGACATTAGAAGGATTATGATGCATGATTATGATACAAACAATTAGTTAAGAGAAACTATGGGACACTATGAGCCAAATTAAGGAAAGGACGAATCGTGAGAATGAATGAGAGAGAGTATTGACTTTTACTGGTATGGAATAAACTCAACTCGAAATCGGGAACCAAGATTAAGAGAAATCTCAAGGGTACTGGTGAAAGGATAGCTATGAAGGAAAATTGCGGCTGCTGGAGCATGGTATAGTCGGGCATTCTATAAGGAGTCTAACGAATTCTGATGTCACCATTGattcattaacctaggggactATTAGGCATAAAGGAAGGAAGTGGTTTGAGTTGGGTCCAATATGTGTGGACATTTGACTTGATACAAGAATCCGGTTagcaaagagagagagagagaaataagtcaaaccatgcgatgaaagtaACGCGGGCATTATATGAactagaggagttgaaggatcacTAGGATCGGCCAAATGACTACCAAAGACGGTCAATACTCGAATGTTACTGGTATATAAGAACATTCTTAGATGAATTAGAATATTCCCAAGTACAGAAGGAGGAAATGTACTGGCTTGAAGGAGTCTAAATTCGAGATGAACTAATATAGCAAggatgtgctaaagaaaagtggaaatggagtaaatgcaagtatattatgagacagACATGGGAAAGGAGGCATGACAAGATAATGAAGGTTTAGCAAATCAaggaaataagttttgtcaatgCAATACGTTGTGTTCCGGGCTATGATTCGAATCGCTAGTACCAGAGAAATTTTTTGTTACAATTAAATATGTAGCAAACGTACCCCAAAAAGGTAACAAAAGAAGTAAGAAGGCATACAAGTGACTAAGGATAAGTATCAGGGACAGTTGGGATTAGTAAAGAGAAATTGTAGCACTGTAAGAGGTGAGagttttaaaagaggaatatttttaggaatttcaatgatcgttaaaagaaagaaagacagtatgcctatggatagcatgaCGAGCATTTACACACGAGACTAGAAAATATCTCCTGCGTCGTGAAATCATAAGTCACCGTTTATATTAAATCGTGAGAGTATATGTCATAGgaccatataaaaaaaatcatcctGATGAAATGACTAGTAAAATGGTGTGGGGAcgacaataaatatttgaagaagaatgaaAGCTAGATAAGTCTCAATTAGCCGCTGGTATaggagagccaaggacttaaagagggaagcacactcgtattgaaaggaagttatgattaagtaagattttattttagtctcaAACTTATGAGTTAGTTTGTAATGATGATAAGATTggaggagaggaaattggaggaaagattcaaacatagatttgaagatattttgaaTAGTAGATTAGCTTGGGATATGAGCATTAGTATGTTGTAACTTGTAAGTATAATCTTGTGATGAGGGATAACGACGATGATAAGAaaatgttgtatacaagtgtataagggatGATACTGAGGTTGTTGTATGGGTGGAATTGAGTCCCATTTAAATATAAATCCATTGGCTATAGTATTTTTGATGCATTGGATGAGTAATCTGAAGTAAAACAATTAATGAGAATAATAAGCCATtagcaaggaaatgctattgcaaaCCATCTGGGCGCtaccataggtggaactatgatgacattgtaaggaattaaggagtcCGACCAAAGCATTAAAAAGGAGATggaatgatatgtatataaaatcgATTAGTACTAAGAGGGATAATCTAAAGCAGCactagagaagcaagcaaggaaaagtGCCATAGCCAAATAAGAAAGCTGtccactagtagagaaatagAGGGCTGCGAAACAGGAGAGACTAAGTCAACGGAAGGTGAAGTCATGGAAGTAGATGAAGATAAGATCGCAGGAAAAagattcaaggatataaataaaggagatggacatttaaggaattaagagatCTGCTTGATTGATAAACCGAAATGACAGATAATTGCGACAAACTATAGGAAAGACTTATTAAGTGAGAATCGGGCAAAGGTTAAAAGTAGAAGGAGATccccaaaggaaatgatcaaaggatatCACTTTTGATTGGAACAAGCAGGTGACAATGAGACCTCGTGGAACAAGCAACATAATGGCTCTTATTGGAAAAAGTGATGAATGAAGGTTACAGAcaaagaaagaatgaaaagattcgAATTCGCTACATGACTAGGAATCTTGgttattcttcgataaatttctGAATTCACCCCTAAGTTATTGGCCGAACTAAGGATTagaaactttaagagtaaattgGCGGAAAGGAATCAGTAAAGAAGAGGTTTGAGATTTTTAGATATATGTACTAGAATTACCGTTAGTTACCTAAGTGCCAGAAGTtcaattgaaggaaagagaaattaagcgaGACATTTCGGTGTTAAACTAGTTGAAAGATAAAGTACCGCAAAGATTAATTCGACTGCTATAGAAAGCAAAGGACGCTAAAATGTGACAGGCCTTGAGGTTATCTTTAAGGGAGGAAGCATAAGAATAAGTAAACTCAAAGAAGACAAAGGCACAGGACATATAAAACGTAAGAAAGATACGTGGAGATCGAAGAGAAcaagaatttaaataaaaagaagatgagatcaaaattggataaaagtatgTGGTAAGTAATCTTGGATGAAAGGTCATACAAAAATGTAAACAAAAAGGTCATTTGAAGAGACAATGAGAACGATAAAGCATAAAGAGTTAGTAGACAGACAGATAATAAGAAAAGAGACGACCTTGAGTACGGTCGTAAATTTTGGCcacaaagaagaaggataaactGCGTAACTTGGATAAATTCAGTTTTAAATGAGCAAGTAAGCCtgcaagtaagtaaagtaaataccgACAAATACAGGTGAGAACATTGACATCTACTTCAGAGCAAACTCtacctcaacattcgaggacgaatatttttttttaggggggGGGATCAATGTGACACCCCGCACTTTAGGAAGCATAAGCATACCATATAATTCACCGTTGTAATGGAGTATTGGAGACGacccatgaagttttgaaaggtacaagccatgagaAGTATGTAACAAtggagtaaaggatgaattgcGATCTTGTAAGTCagaaccgggaaggacaaccttgaaacaagagaacatgaccattatcaattataataaatgataaatagtATGTAgggggagttttggaagattccgggaccaagcaaatcaaagaaaataagtttgtcgaaaatttggaaaaagttggcagaattaaggatagaattttaggtcaaatttggagggatatatctccagatatattaggagttttaaggtgttttaaaagcctaaaatgaagttcgtcgagtctagcttctaacgcaacaaaccgctttTCGATAGGACaacggagtagagaattatgaacgttacaagtttGGCTGACAAAGCGAAAGCCCGtgctacaatatatatatacaagaatcgACTTGAAAGAATGGCTAacgacacccaattttgtccctcatttATTCCGATTTAGTTCcttgggcttctaattttaTTGATAATCTAAATACTTTTTATTCATTGCTATGTTTGCTATTATTTGCAAATACCGTTACTTtattataattaatattttaatattacccTCACATTACTACCTATTTATTACTTGTTAATCATAAAGTTAAGCCAGATAATATTTTCACGCTATTATTGCgttatctatatatttatagttTGCTATTATTAACAAATTAGTAACATTGAATTATATCCTTATTACTATTAATTACTAATTGTGTGATTATTACACATACTTTCCAAGTTATAATTTTCTATGAAGAAGCATGAGGAAGAGGAAAAGGGCCATTTAATCCAACCCAATCAGCCCACTACTCCACATAATTCGGCCAGCCCAACTCAATTTTCAGCCCAACACTTCTtctacccgacccggcccacgtCGTCATTTCCTATACCTAACCCATTTCTCCTTTTAGCCGCATACTCTCCTCTTTCTCTCCCtacgctctctctctctctctccctacGCTCTCTCTCCTCTCCCTGTCGTCTTCCTCATTCCCTCTCCTTTTCAGCAAGAAGCCAAATTTCCAAAGCCATGGCAGAAAAAATGATTCCATTTCGATATATCCATAGAACATCCTCTCACCTTTTCTATTTCCGAACAAAGGGTTCGTTTGCCTTCAACAATGGCAGATTTTCGTAGCCCCATTTTCGTGTAAACACTTCCTTCTCTCCTCCTTAACGGGCTAGTCAACATATGGCCAAAAAACTCTTCGAAATTTCGAAAAAGGAAGGACTTCTGATTCGATTTCGACTTTCAAACGGCTCTTTTTAGTTTTGTTTGGAGCCAAAAGATCGTGAATTCAAAAATCTAAAACCCTAGCCTTTACCCACTATAAATACATCTCTATTTTCTCAGCCGAAAGGGGGGAAAAACCGGATATTTTACCAcgttcaattttttatttttcctactCTAAATCTTGGGATTTGTTCAAATCCCGTTCCGTTTCGAGCGTagtcattattttcatttttttttagattattcgaaaaaatcaaaccaaatctCTCTTTTAAAAGGATATACTGTTTCTGCTGATATCGAATTTTCGATTCGAAAGACTTTTTTCGAGTTCGAGTTCGTCGGGTTCGAGCCTAGATTCGAGACTCCCGCACCCTATTCACTGCACCAAGAAAAGGAGTTAAGGCTTATTCGCTTACTAAAATAggccataaataattaggtggcgactctaaactttaaataaccccgaattaccttagatgttgttaactattttgaccccggttaaaatagggtatacctatttcacttctcttgggactacttaggttctaaccataacggacTTAGTTTAAATAGGCTTTGTGTGCTTGTTTTAATTACTCTATTTGCTACTTGTGGACGTTTACATGctattaattgtttgtttgatataaaaGATTAAATGAAAATTGCTTTGATATAAGGTCATCCCGTATCACTTTTCTCCACATCTGGAAATTCacactatcacacgtacacgcgaggtgtgttttgcgcgcccagatttctttcaaaaatccaaattttaggagagttggCATATGCGCGGGGTGTCCGAATACGGACCGCGTAGCCTCTCactcgagtagtccg from Lycium ferocissimum isolate CSIRO_LF1 unplaced genomic scaffold, AGI_CSIRO_Lferr_CH_V1 ctg2013, whole genome shotgun sequence includes the following:
- the LOC132043026 gene encoding putative F-box protein At1g47730: MDSLGSKSSIPREIIFEIFSWLPTKSLMRFKCVTKFCNSLVSESDFVDIHGYRSITRPDGTKFFLHEKRAFYTAEQKEDGKIGASLFQTARFDGLYGSSDSSWLDCVNGLFCVCEPLSLGRAAVFNPSTREVRFLPNLNEEFSLCNYALGFESKENKYKVLLSTYHVREGGRKNWVLTLGIDEEWRETQSIYPGIFYSMPGVCISGVIYRFIYQSAMSNRRDIAAFDIKSEKFNIIELWNSSHHKAGDYKLIEVKGKLAVTDCENWLTGYIRLWILENIKKEDRWKSHIISFSSIWNVISPKIESSLRIICFCKSRDGEIIFIVNLKPGFLCLCYDVTTKSWRKVKIKGLPSESYIVGGYSYVESLVPCG